The DNA region GCAATCGCGAACGGGACGAATCGAGGCGGCACATGGAGGGACGCTGTTTCTGGATGAGATTGGCGAGATGCCGATGGCGTTGCAGGCGAAGATGCTGCGCTTTCTGGAGTGCGGAGAGTTGCAACGCGTAGGTGACAATGAGACGGTGCGCGTGGATGTGCGGGTGATTGCGGCGACGCATCAGCCCTTGCAGCAGAGATCCGAAGAGCGCACATTTCGATTAGATCTTTATCATCGGCTCGCTGTGTTCCCGGTGGAGGTTCCTGCGCTGCGCGACAGGATGGAAGATATTGGTGCATTGGCCGAGCATTTCCTCGAGAAGATGGGGCAGGAGATGCCACGGAAGCGGTTGAGCGTGGAGGCTGAGGCCAAGCTGCATGAGCATCACTGGCCAGGAAATGTGCGGGAGCTGATGCATGTGTTGGAGAGAGGTGCGATTCTTTCCGGTGACAGGATGGAGATTGGCGCGGAAGAGATTCGATATCGCAGGGCAACACGGGATTAAAGGGTAAAGAAAGTCAGTGACTTGCCGATAGATAAGAGCGCTCTCATCCGAGGGCGCTTTTGTTTGGGCGTTGACCTGCATAGGTAATCGCGTGGAGGTGACGAGTATGGAAGTGACTACTCCTTTGAGCGATGCGCTGAACCGGTATTTGGATCTGACCAGCGAGCAGATGAAGTTGACGGCGAGCAACATGGCCAATGTCGATACGCCTGGCTATAAGACTGAGGGCTTCAATTTTGAGCAGCAGTTTATGCAACAGATGAATGGCAGCGAGCAGGCGGACTTTGGTGCGGGGGCGACGGTGCAGGATGTTGACGGTCTGGTGGCGCGGCCGGATGGCAACAATGTCTCGATGGATCGCGAAGGAATGCAGATGGCGAAGTCACAGTTGCAGTTTCGGCTGGGCGTGGAACTGCTGAAGCAGCAATTTACGAATGTGATGGATGCAATTCACGCGGAGGCGAAGTAGGCAATGAATTTATTTGGCGTGATGGATGTAAGTGCGTCGGCGTTGAAGGCAGAGCGGGTGCGGGCTGAAGTGGTCGCCTCGAATATGGCGAACGCAGAGACGACACGGACACCGGAGGGCGGCCCTTATCAGCGGCATCATGTGGTCTTCGAGGCGGAGGGTGATGCGAGTTTTCAGCACTCATTGATGAGCCAGATGGGTGGCGTTCTCAGCGATGGGGCTGATGGGTTCGGTTCCGGTTTTAGCAGCTTGTCCGGCGACGTAACCGCAGCGGGTGAAACACCAGGCGGGGTTGCGGTAACGGGAGTGATCGCGGACAACAGCGCTCCGCTGCGTAGATACGATCCGCAGCATCCCGATGCGGGACCTGATGGATTTGTGGCTTATCCGGACATCAATCCGCTGACGGAGATGACGGACCTGATGGGCGCGACACGATCGTATGGGATGAATGCTTCCGCAGTTCAGGCAGAGAAGAACATGGTCACGTCATCACTGGACATTTTGAAGTAGAGAAAAGCAAAAGGGGCTTGAACAATGATTGACGCTGGAACAATTGCCGGGGTGATGAAGGGGATTCAGGGTGGGGCCGGATCCGCGGGCTTTCTGGATACCACAACGAATACAGCAGCGAGCGCGGGTGACGCGCCCTTTGCCGGGATGTTTCAAACGATGGTGCAGCAGACGAGTGCTTTGGACAAGAAAGCTTCGCAGGCAGTGACCGGCGTGTTGACAGGGCAGGGGGTAGAGATTCATGACGCGATGATCGCGACGCAGAAGGCTGATATGGCTTTTGAGCTGGCGTTGCAGGTGCGCAACAAGGCGGTGGCGGCGTACCAGCAGATGATGGGCATGCAGTTCTAACGAACCTGAAGGATTGCTGAGGCGAGATGGCGGAGACGGAACGAGCAGGGCTGGAGAGGACTGGGCAACAGGGCGCTGCCTTGGCGGGCGACGGCCCCGTCGAGAAGGCGTCGGCGATGGCTTCGGCGATGCGGCAGCGTTTGATGGCGATGCCTGCCGGCAAGCGGACCTGGCTGATTGCATCGGCTGCATTTCTGGCGGCGGCATGTGTCGGCATGATGTGGTTTGTGCAGCGTCCGGACTGGCGTGTATTGTTCAGCGGTCTTGATGGGAAGGACACGCAGCAGGTATCGCAGGAGCTTGCAGCAGCGAGTATTCCTTTTGAGATGACCGCGGATGGGACAGGCGTTGAAGTGCCAGCGGACATGCTGGACAAGGCGCGGATGGAGGTTGCGGCGAAGGGAATGCCGCAATCGGGTCGGCTGGGGTTTGAGTTATTCGACAAGCCTAACTGGGTGGGGAGTGAGTTCGACGAACGAGTCAATTATCAGCGAGCGCTTGAGGGAGAGTTGGAGCACACGATTGAGACGCTGGATGTGGTTCGGTCGGCGCGAGTGCATCTGGTGCTACCGCAGCAGAGTCTGTTCGCGTCGGAGGAGAAGATGGCGAAGGCTTCCGTCGTGCTGAAGTTGAGGCGTGCGACGGTAGCTCCGGAGCAGGCCGATGCTATTCGCAGCCTGGTGGCTGGGGCGGTCGAAAATCTGAGCCCGGAACAGGTGACGCTGGTGGATGCGGATGGGCGGGCGAACTTGAAGCCGAGATCGGGAGACGCCAGCAAGGACGAGGCAGAGCAGGAGATGGAGGCGAAGCTGGTCGCGATGCTCGAGCCGCTTGCGGGGCATGACAATGTGCGGGCGACGGTGAACGTCAGTTACGACGAGGGCAGCGAAGAACGGACAGACGAAGTCTACGATCCGAGCCAGACGGCAACGCTGAGTATGCAGAAGAAGGAACAGGTTTCGGCGCTGCCTGCTACAGCCTCGGGGGTACCAGGGACGGCGAGCAATTCTCCAGGGGGCGCACCGGCGGGTTCGGTGGCAGGCTCGCAGGCGGCTGCTGCTCCGGGAACTCCACCCTTGTTGCAGAAGCAGGCGCTGCCGGTTTATCCGCAGCAAGGTAATGGAAGAGACCAAAGCATTCAGGAAGAGAACGGCACGTATGGAGTGACGAAGCATCTGCTGCATTCGGAAGAAGGGCCGGGGCGAGTGCGAAGAGTGACTGCGGCTGTGGTCGTAAATGATCGTGCGATGACAGAGGGTACG from Edaphobacter paludis includes:
- the flgB gene encoding flagellar basal body rod protein FlgB — protein: MEVTTPLSDALNRYLDLTSEQMKLTASNMANVDTPGYKTEGFNFEQQFMQQMNGSEQADFGAGATVQDVDGLVARPDGNNVSMDREGMQMAKSQLQFRLGVELLKQQFTNVMDAIHAEAK
- the flgC gene encoding flagellar basal body rod protein FlgC, which encodes MNLFGVMDVSASALKAERVRAEVVASNMANAETTRTPEGGPYQRHHVVFEAEGDASFQHSLMSQMGGVLSDGADGFGSGFSSLSGDVTAAGETPGGVAVTGVIADNSAPLRRYDPQHPDAGPDGFVAYPDINPLTEMTDLMGATRSYGMNASAVQAEKNMVTSSLDILK
- the fliE gene encoding flagellar hook-basal body complex protein FliE, with protein sequence MIDAGTIAGVMKGIQGGAGSAGFLDTTTNTAASAGDAPFAGMFQTMVQQTSALDKKASQAVTGVLTGQGVEIHDAMIATQKADMAFELALQVRNKAVAAYQQMMGMQF
- the fliF gene encoding flagellar basal-body MS-ring/collar protein FliF; the encoded protein is MAETERAGLERTGQQGAALAGDGPVEKASAMASAMRQRLMAMPAGKRTWLIASAAFLAAACVGMMWFVQRPDWRVLFSGLDGKDTQQVSQELAAASIPFEMTADGTGVEVPADMLDKARMEVAAKGMPQSGRLGFELFDKPNWVGSEFDERVNYQRALEGELEHTIETLDVVRSARVHLVLPQQSLFASEEKMAKASVVLKLRRATVAPEQADAIRSLVAGAVENLSPEQVTLVDADGRANLKPRSGDASKDEAEQEMEAKLVAMLEPLAGHDNVRATVNVSYDEGSEERTDEVYDPSQTATLSMQKKEQVSALPATASGVPGTASNSPGGAPAGSVAGSQAAAAPGTPPLLQKQALPVYPQQGNGRDQSIQEENGTYGVTKHLLHSEEGPGRVRRVTAAVVVNDRAMTEGTGKLEHTVWKPRSADEMHRLEQLAQAAVGFDPRRGDQVVMENISFSTNAAEMKPPVMDRVMEETRTLAASQPGMMRTILIGVCGILLVMFVLRPVARQMTATLREPIVLTAGAKASAALGGQQERMLAAEPEWSADDTDHGAIPLPVKSRAQRQQQGIFDHVSEHIRREPVQSTRLLEAWIGSTEDGE